One genomic segment of Vicia villosa cultivar HV-30 ecotype Madison, WI unplaced genomic scaffold, Vvil1.0 ctg.005010F_1_1, whole genome shotgun sequence includes these proteins:
- the LOC131642433 gene encoding F-box protein SKIP19-like, whose product MASTSLSPVMAIENLEFTTKPNWLELPRDIAINILQRLPTLEIVTSASVVCPLWWNIFKDPFMWSTIDMLTGITIDAITELTQRVSYFGYLSKLEKICRYAVDRSRGHLKNLYILKFATDDLLSTIAKSESNLRCIRLKECYEISNEAFCEVVKKQPFLEELDIYHCYDLGRSFFEYIGQCCPHMKSLKFFPCEKGDDKCDNVAFAIGKTMTELCHLMIFHNELSNDGLLAIIDGCPLLESLDL is encoded by the exons ATGGCTTCTACTAGTTTGAGTCCTGTGATGGCAATTGAGAATCTTGAGTTCACAACAAAGCCAAATTGGCTTGAACTTCCTAGAGACATAGCTATCAACATACTGCAGAGACTTCCTACACTTGAAATAGTAACAAGTGCATCTGTCGTGTGCCCGCTCTGGTGGAACATTTTCAAAGACCCTTTCATGTGGTCCACCATTGACATGCTTACCGGTATCACCATTGACGCGATCACTGAACTCACTCAGCGAGTTTCTTACTTTGGATATCTTAGCAAATTAGAAAAGATTTGTCGCTATGCTGTTGATAGAAGTCGTGGTCATCTCAAAAActtatatattttgaaatttgcGACTGATGATCTCCTTTCTACCATAGCCAAGAG TGAAAGTAACTTGAGATGCATACGTCTGAAAGAATGCTATGAAATTTCTAATGAAGCTttttgtgaagttgtgaagaagcAGCCATTCTTGGAGGAGCTTGACATTTATCATTGTTATGATTTAGGAAGGTCTTTCTTTGAATATATTGGCCAATGTTGTCCGCATATGAAATCATTGAAGTTTTTCCCTTGTGAAAAGGGAGATGATAAGTGCGACAATGTTGCGTTTGCTATTGGTAAAACAATGACTGAGCTTTGCCATTTGATGATTTTTCATAATGAACTCTCTAATGATGGATTGCTTGCTATTATAGATGGATGTCCTCTTCTTGAGTCTCTTGATCTCTGA